In the genome of Chryseobacterium arthrosphaerae, one region contains:
- a CDS encoding serine hydrolase domain-containing protein — MKPTIKLTLFLFYALNFGILSAQSGTRDEIRKADSLISNYSDPNAPGMAVGIIRDGKIIYKKTYGLANLEDKIPVTDSTAFDIASVSKQFTAFIMLLAEREGRLFLEDDIRKYLPELKSLPYKITVRQLANHTHGLPDFTSIKRLQGFGDEFRVTNDQAIKTVLAIKSINFKPGERYAYNNTGFMLLAEILRRVYKKEFRELLKEYIFQPLKMNSSTAVDDPLKITPNRAESYQESNATFFKYPLGQMENGSSNIFTTLNDLCIWALNYQKPVIGSREIYDKMQQNTFLNSGNRVEYGLGLQTGKYKGLNIVFHGGGTAGYRSYILHIPAYRLSVVLAGNKGNFDGLFIAYKLVDLFLGNHQVLSAQPQKMSYTSAELKKFEGMYEINPGNYLEILSDGKNLYQGKSKMLLTIMGDDQFGIPAIPTASVTFHKETLTFNVGDFAFVCKKVKLEPIKVNKADLNKLTGFYRNEEFNTIYQLLVEDNTLIARHYINPDVLLYPLSPTNFYSHKSFLGQLDFRKDKKGNVTGFILAGANIANVEFKKIK, encoded by the coding sequence ATGAAGCCAACAATTAAACTTACATTATTTCTTTTTTATGCCCTGAATTTCGGAATCCTTTCTGCACAATCCGGAACAAGAGACGAAATCCGGAAAGCTGATTCTCTTATCAGCAATTATTCTGATCCCAACGCTCCCGGAATGGCAGTAGGGATTATAAGAGACGGAAAGATTATTTACAAAAAAACATACGGACTTGCTAATCTTGAAGATAAAATTCCGGTAACAGACTCTACGGCGTTTGATATTGCATCGGTTTCTAAACAATTTACTGCATTTATTATGCTTTTAGCCGAGCGTGAAGGCAGACTGTTTTTGGAAGATGATATCAGAAAATATCTGCCGGAATTGAAAAGTCTGCCTTATAAAATAACGGTCAGGCAGCTGGCTAACCATACCCACGGATTGCCGGACTTTACAAGCATTAAAAGACTTCAGGGATTTGGAGATGAATTCCGGGTAACGAATGATCAGGCGATAAAGACGGTTTTAGCTATTAAAAGTATCAACTTTAAACCGGGAGAACGATACGCTTACAACAATACAGGTTTTATGCTTCTTGCTGAAATTCTGCGCAGGGTCTACAAAAAAGAATTCAGAGAACTTCTTAAGGAATATATTTTCCAACCGCTGAAGATGAACAGTTCCACAGCTGTTGATGATCCATTGAAAATAACTCCTAACAGGGCAGAATCTTATCAGGAAAGCAATGCTACATTTTTTAAATATCCTCTGGGACAGATGGAAAACGGGTCTTCCAATATTTTCACCACGCTGAATGACTTGTGTATATGGGCTTTGAACTATCAGAAACCTGTGATCGGAAGCCGGGAGATCTATGATAAAATGCAGCAAAATACTTTTCTGAATTCAGGAAACAGAGTAGAGTACGGCCTTGGTCTGCAGACCGGAAAGTATAAAGGATTGAATATTGTCTTCCATGGTGGTGGTACAGCGGGGTACAGGTCTTATATACTGCACATACCTGCCTACCGGTTATCTGTTGTGCTGGCTGGAAATAAGGGGAATTTTGACGGTCTTTTTATCGCCTATAAACTTGTTGACCTGTTTCTTGGAAATCATCAGGTACTATCTGCGCAACCACAGAAGATGAGCTACACCTCTGCCGAACTGAAAAAATTTGAAGGGATGTATGAAATTAACCCTGGAAATTATCTTGAGATATTATCGGACGGGAAAAATCTTTATCAGGGAAAAAGCAAAATGCTCTTAACAATCATGGGAGATGATCAGTTTGGTATTCCTGCCATACCCACAGCGAGTGTAACATTTCATAAAGAGACCCTTACTTTTAACGTAGGAGATTTTGCATTTGTCTGTAAAAAAGTAAAGCTGGAACCAATAAAAGTGAATAAAGCAGATCTTAATAAGCTGACAGGTTTTTATAGAAATGAAGAATTCAATACTATCTATCAATTACTAGTAGAAGATAACACATTGATCGCAAGGCATTATATTAACCCTGATGTTCTGTTGTATCCTTTAAGTCCAACCAATTTTTATTCCCATAAATCATTTCTTGGGCAATTGGATTTCAGAAAAGATAAAAAAGGAAATGTTACAGGATTTATACTTGCTGGAGCCAATATAGCCAATGTAGAGTTTAAAAAAATAAAATAA
- a CDS encoding MFS transporter: MNSPEKADQGSQRFRYIKLCIFFSGLSVFAQLYLFQPLLPMAAEHFKVSVGNTSLLVSSSTIGMALGLLFFAFKADSYSRKGLMVFSLISSALLTIISTWIPSLSLLIVIGLLKGFVVSGVSAVALAYLTEEVSVLAVPMAISMYLSGNTIGGMSGRIFATLLAGEFGWRHAILIIGIESLILGIVFWRLFPKSQFFNPQKTDYHLKVKQMKFFLTNPYMLRLYFTAALLMGVFVSVYNYLTFRLEAAPFSLSHFIIAFIFLMYIFGVFGTMITGRLSKRFRMNDILKVSVLSMLLGCLLLLSENIFILISGLGLFTLSFFAAHTMASQMTALYAKRGKSSATSIYWLFYYFGSSILGSGTGYLLHAYSWNVFIGILMIAITTALLLATANSAQRGQKTSTT; the protein is encoded by the coding sequence ATGAATTCACCTGAAAAAGCAGACCAGGGAAGCCAGCGTTTCCGGTATATAAAACTTTGTATCTTTTTTTCCGGACTTTCGGTATTTGCGCAGCTTTATCTTTTTCAGCCGCTGCTTCCTATGGCTGCGGAACATTTTAAGGTATCAGTTGGCAATACTTCACTTCTTGTATCTTCTTCTACGATTGGCATGGCCCTGGGACTTCTGTTTTTTGCCTTTAAAGCTGACAGCTATTCCAGGAAAGGGCTGATGGTATTTTCTCTGATCTCATCTGCTTTACTGACCATTATATCAACATGGATTCCCAGCCTCAGTCTTCTGATTGTCATTGGGCTCCTCAAAGGTTTTGTTGTTTCAGGAGTTTCAGCAGTAGCCCTCGCCTATCTTACAGAAGAAGTAAGTGTTTTAGCTGTTCCTATGGCAATCAGCATGTACCTCAGCGGTAATACGATCGGCGGGATGAGCGGAAGAATATTTGCAACCCTTCTTGCAGGAGAATTCGGTTGGCGTCATGCTATTCTGATCATAGGAATAGAAAGTTTAATCCTTGGAATCGTATTCTGGAGATTATTTCCCAAATCTCAATTTTTCAATCCTCAGAAGACAGATTATCATCTGAAGGTAAAGCAGATGAAATTTTTCCTTACGAATCCCTATATGCTTCGGTTGTATTTCACTGCAGCATTGCTGATGGGAGTTTTTGTAAGTGTCTACAATTATCTGACCTTCAGACTAGAGGCTGCTCCCTTCTCTTTAAGCCATTTCATCATTGCGTTTATTTTTTTAATGTATATCTTCGGTGTTTTCGGGACTATGATCACAGGCCGGCTTTCCAAAAGATTCCGAATGAATGATATCCTGAAAGTATCTGTACTTTCCATGCTTTTGGGATGCCTGTTGCTGCTTTCAGAGAATATATTCATCCTTATTTCCGGTCTTGGGCTTTTTACCCTCTCGTTTTTTGCCGCGCATACTATGGCCAGCCAGATGACGGCCCTTTACGCCAAACGGGGAAAATCCTCAGCAACCTCTATCTACTGGCTGTTTTATTATTTTGGTTCAAGTATTTTGGGAAGCGGCACCGGCTATCTTCTCCATGCCTACTCATGGAATGTTTTCATTGGTATTCTTATGATTGCCATTACCACTGCTCTTTTGCTGGCTACAGCCAATTCTGCCCAAAGAGGCCAGAAGACTAGTACCACATAG
- a CDS encoding DoxX family protein, which yields MIIKIINSILILAAVFMGFKQGWAMISGKPEMAEMFGKWGFDKTGLMINGAVTVLASVLILFPKTFVWGNFLMAAGILLIICFHFLSRDLKGVAIELPFLCLNLLIIYLQHPFKN from the coding sequence ATGATTATAAAGATTATTAATTCCATACTGATCCTTGCAGCTGTCTTTATGGGTTTCAAGCAAGGATGGGCCATGATTTCAGGAAAACCGGAGATGGCTGAAATGTTCGGCAAATGGGGCTTTGACAAAACCGGCCTTATGATCAATGGTGCCGTTACGGTACTCGCTTCCGTACTGATCCTGTTCCCTAAAACATTTGTCTGGGGAAATTTTCTGATGGCAGCAGGTATATTGCTGATCATCTGTTTTCACTTTCTGAGCAGAGACTTAAAGGGGGTTGCCATCGAACTTCCGTTTCTCTGTCTGAATCTGCTTATCATTTACCTTCAGCACCCATTCAAAAACTAA
- a CDS encoding response regulator transcription factor, whose amino-acid sequence MKERILIADDHYVVRAGTALVLETAFPGLEIDFAENYEQVKKKLTTQQYGLLILDIDMPGTQYKKMITELKGIRKDIKILVFSGYDKDVAIQYIREGAEGYLNKQSSEEEIRTAVKTVIEKGYFYPAELIGLIIQNKRDNPAEKLSTREYEIFKLLADGNGNLEIANKLNIQMSTVSTYKKRIFQKLDVSNIAELIKVYDMMH is encoded by the coding sequence ATGAAAGAAAGAATTTTAATCGCTGATGATCATTATGTAGTAAGAGCAGGAACGGCACTGGTACTGGAAACGGCCTTTCCCGGTCTTGAAATAGATTTTGCGGAAAACTATGAACAGGTCAAAAAAAAGCTGACAACCCAGCAATACGGCCTTCTTATTCTGGATATTGACATGCCCGGTACCCAATACAAAAAAATGATTACCGAACTGAAAGGGATAAGGAAAGATATAAAAATTCTTGTTTTTTCAGGATATGATAAAGATGTAGCTATACAGTACATCAGAGAAGGTGCCGAAGGTTATCTGAACAAACAGAGCAGTGAAGAAGAGATCAGGACTGCTGTAAAAACCGTAATTGAAAAAGGCTATTTTTATCCGGCCGAGCTGATCGGGCTTATTATTCAGAACAAAAGGGATAACCCTGCAGAAAAACTTTCGACCCGTGAATACGAAATTTTTAAGCTTCTGGCTGACGGAAACGGCAATCTCGAAATCGCCAACAAACTTAATATCCAGATGTCTACGGTAAGTACTTATAAGAAAAGGATCTTCCAGAAACTGGATGTCAGTAATATTGCTGAGCTGATCAAAGTATATGATATGATGCATTAA
- a CDS encoding PhzF family isomerase — MMKEIIVHQIDSFTKEKFKGNPAGVVLNAEHLTDEEMQLIARELNNSETAFIKGSDSDNYEYSIRYFTPTTEVPICGHATIGALYAKAIEDRMDSCTVRIHTQVGILPIDIIRQDDDYQITMTQGDFSMNPVFDSSTTQKIVHALGLGMEELDERCPVQIASTGHSKVMIGITGRDLLNNLSPDFTALADLSREIKCNGYFVFTFDSDDREILTYGRMFAPAIGIQEDPVTGNANGPLGGYLIQNQIINISDGVFTFTGRQGETINRMGEMKVEVTVANSIPQRVRITGNAVSVFRTIISV; from the coding sequence ATGATGAAGGAAATCATTGTACATCAGATTGATTCTTTTACAAAAGAAAAATTTAAAGGAAATCCTGCCGGAGTGGTACTGAATGCTGAACATCTGACTGATGAAGAAATGCAGCTGATCGCCAGAGAACTGAATAATTCAGAAACAGCCTTTATAAAAGGCTCTGACAGTGATAATTATGAATATTCCATACGGTATTTTACTCCAACAACAGAAGTCCCGATCTGCGGACATGCCACCATTGGAGCTTTATATGCGAAAGCCATAGAAGACCGGATGGATTCCTGTACCGTAAGAATACATACCCAGGTAGGAATTTTACCGATCGATATTATACGCCAGGACGATGATTATCAGATCACCATGACCCAGGGAGATTTTAGTATGAATCCTGTTTTTGACTCTTCAACAACTCAAAAAATTGTTCATGCTTTAGGCTTAGGAATGGAAGAACTTGACGAAAGATGCCCGGTACAGATTGCTTCTACAGGCCATTCAAAAGTAATGATCGGGATCACAGGCAGGGACCTGCTCAATAATCTGTCTCCGGATTTTACAGCACTCGCAGATCTTAGCAGGGAAATCAAATGTAACGGTTATTTCGTATTTACTTTTGATTCTGACGACAGAGAAATTCTTACTTATGGCAGAATGTTTGCCCCTGCGATCGGAATTCAGGAAGATCCTGTTACCGGAAATGCCAACGGACCATTGGGCGGCTATCTCATTCAGAATCAAATCATCAATATATCTGATGGTGTTTTTACATTTACGGGAAGACAGGGTGAAACCATCAACCGGATGGGAGAAATGAAGGTAGAAGTTACCGTTGCCAACAGCATCCCCCAAAGAGTAAGAATTACAGGAAATGCGGTAAGTGTATTCCGGACGATTATATCTGTTTAA
- a CDS encoding helix-turn-helix domain-containing protein, whose product MTATKDIQIEQYQRQLIYYYNILMSVILAVFALIFTFIIPDRIMAWYLYGGLFLLVYTYLIIRKTYSVNVMVHSYIIIATLYNFYIMLVFWNNSIASFVWLIPIPLAAYVFFSRKYVFIYSLFVVLNIAAGYLISKNFSFNFPVHSQDDVRITDTILMVSNVAVISLLLYFKDKIKRVEIYHEIESKAHAPETQSAPVPEKNPFADELFEKIESVMQEKQLYKDVNFNISKLSTVMHINSSYISKSIRAKGYPNFNNYLNRHRIECVKRLLQENDIERVTLMYIYTEAGFSNQSTFNRVFKQMENITPSEYISNLQVQ is encoded by the coding sequence ATGACCGCCACAAAAGACATACAAATTGAACAGTACCAAAGACAGCTGATCTATTATTATAACATTCTGATGTCTGTTATTCTTGCTGTCTTTGCATTGATATTTACCTTTATCATTCCGGATCGGATAATGGCCTGGTATCTTTACGGAGGACTTTTTTTGCTGGTATATACTTACCTTATTATACGTAAGACTTACTCTGTAAATGTGATGGTTCATTCCTATATTATTATTGCCACACTTTATAATTTTTATATCATGCTGGTGTTCTGGAATAATTCCATAGCAAGTTTTGTCTGGCTTATCCCTATTCCGCTGGCAGCCTATGTTTTCTTTTCAAGGAAATATGTTTTCATTTACAGTCTCTTTGTTGTACTGAATATTGCAGCAGGATATCTTATATCGAAAAATTTCAGCTTTAACTTCCCTGTGCACAGCCAGGATGACGTAAGAATTACAGATACAATCCTCATGGTTTCCAATGTCGCAGTTATATCACTCCTGCTCTATTTTAAGGATAAAATTAAACGGGTTGAAATTTACCACGAAATTGAAAGCAAGGCTCATGCTCCGGAAACTCAATCCGCTCCGGTGCCGGAAAAAAATCCTTTTGCAGATGAGCTGTTTGAAAAAATCGAATCTGTAATGCAGGAAAAACAACTGTATAAAGATGTAAATTTCAATATTTCAAAGCTTTCTACAGTAATGCATATCAACAGCAGCTATATATCAAAATCAATACGGGCAAAGGGGTACCCTAATTTCAACAATTATCTGAATAGGCACAGGATTGAATGTGTAAAAAGACTTCTTCAGGAAAACGATATAGAAAGGGTTACTCTGATGTACATTTACACCGAGGCAGGCTTCTCCAACCAATCTACTTTCAACAGGGTATTCAAACAGATGGAAAACATTACTCCATCTGAATATATCAGCAATTTGCAGGTACAATGA
- a CDS encoding helix-turn-helix domain-containing protein yields the protein MALINDLGKIIVFLFLLLSVFLITAKAERKLPNYLFAAFLLISIVDLSGFFLPPSDYSIIKGFKLSSILLQLPLYFLYVNAACYYNFKLKGKHLVHALPFIFFWVWFGITGITGQNDRILDIVSTVQYYGYIIAVFITLRTFRRLYRENYSGNYHLTYKWLMQTTIIFLIGNCFVMLRGFVKDNEEVFMYLYTLSSLFVLFVISWFVLNALYRPNLLAGINKDLEPVKSVEKPKEEPEQLKVLLNFMQAEKPYLDDKLTLQKLSEQIQLPEKQLSVLINQYTGKHFFDFINEFRINDAKRLLKDQPQLTVLEILYEVGFNSRSSFYTAFKKETGVTPTDYRKSDV from the coding sequence ATGGCATTAATAAACGATTTAGGTAAAATTATTGTATTTCTGTTTTTACTGTTGAGTGTTTTCCTGATAACAGCAAAAGCAGAGCGCAAACTTCCCAATTATTTGTTTGCTGCCTTTCTTTTAATTTCGATAGTTGATCTTTCCGGCTTTTTCCTGCCACCTTCAGATTACAGCATCATTAAAGGATTCAAACTGTCCAGTATCTTATTACAGCTTCCTTTGTATTTTCTATACGTTAACGCAGCCTGCTATTATAATTTTAAACTTAAGGGAAAGCACCTTGTACATGCTTTGCCTTTTATATTCTTTTGGGTATGGTTTGGGATAACAGGAATTACCGGGCAAAATGACCGCATACTTGATATTGTTTCTACCGTTCAGTATTATGGCTATATCATTGCTGTCTTTATCACCCTCAGAACATTCAGAAGACTGTACAGGGAAAATTACTCCGGTAATTATCATCTTACTTATAAATGGCTCATGCAGACCACGATTATTTTTCTGATCGGAAACTGTTTTGTTATGCTGAGAGGTTTTGTAAAAGATAATGAAGAGGTTTTTATGTATTTGTATACGTTGTCATCCCTGTTTGTATTATTTGTCATCAGCTGGTTTGTATTGAATGCACTATACCGTCCCAATCTTCTGGCAGGAATCAACAAAGATCTGGAGCCTGTAAAATCTGTAGAAAAACCCAAAGAAGAACCTGAACAGCTGAAAGTACTCCTGAATTTTATGCAGGCTGAAAAACCTTACCTGGATGATAAGCTTACCCTTCAGAAACTTTCAGAGCAGATTCAGCTTCCGGAAAAACAACTGTCGGTACTGATCAATCAGTATACAGGTAAACACTTCTTCGATTTTATTAATGAATTTAGAATTAATGATGCTAAAAGATTGCTCAAAGATCAACCCCAACTTACTGTACTGGAAATATTGTATGAAGTGGGATTTAATTCCAGATCTTCTTTTTATACAGCATTCAAAAAAGAAACAGGAGTGACTCCTACAGATTACAGGAAATCAGATGTTTAA
- a CDS encoding Crp/Fnr family transcriptional regulator, with protein sequence MDTDIIISQLIQHFQEIIALRKNEIDLITQKLEFIRLKKKDYLLREGQISRHMRFIATGSLYAYHIDEKGKENITQLGIENWWVNDLYSYLSELPSRMFIQANEDTTIVQISKSNLELLYREVPAISEFWRLKMQSAYVTLQERTFEHSRADAYTKYRNFVTAYRNIEQRFPQYMIASFLGITVEYLSYLRKKHLSDVS encoded by the coding sequence ATGGACACAGATATCATTATTTCTCAACTGATTCAGCATTTTCAGGAAATCATTGCTTTAAGAAAGAACGAAATTGACCTGATCACTCAAAAGTTGGAGTTTATCAGGCTTAAAAAGAAGGATTACCTGCTCCGTGAAGGGCAGATTTCAAGACATATGCGTTTCATTGCTACGGGAAGCCTGTATGCCTATCATATTGATGAAAAAGGTAAAGAAAATATTACTCAGCTGGGTATTGAGAACTGGTGGGTGAATGATCTGTACAGTTATCTGAGTGAGCTGCCTTCCAGAATGTTTATCCAGGCCAATGAAGATACTACGATCGTACAGATCAGCAAAAGTAACCTGGAATTGCTTTACAGGGAAGTTCCTGCCATTTCTGAATTCTGGCGGCTGAAAATGCAGTCGGCCTATGTTACCCTGCAGGAAAGGACGTTTGAACATTCCAGGGCAGATGCCTATACCAAATACAGAAACTTCGTTACCGCTTACCGTAATATCGAACAGCGGTTTCCCCAATATATGATTGCTTCTTTTCTGGGAATCACCGTAGAATATCTGAGCTATCTCAGAAAAAAACACCTCTCAGACGTTTCTTAA
- a CDS encoding sensor histidine kinase yields MRVWALFFACLYINFYGQRYTSTWYNIDNGLPQSSAKAIVKDKYGFIWISTENGIVRYDGSSFITFNNFRVNNLHFGEFIGDPLQDSITVHNNFQQNKIIIKNRFPRLTRLYSNDKAAFSENNSSLQRIANNIINSSFYNDVQYYIRLKNSAYLFKEKNAITYRDAKGKETKIALPFSNRDLNNIFVFNEVLFINDMKARKTYSIDRGKLSVSSKPTLFNDPETKIYWQQVTKQTFIINRSNIYIVKCNRTDLALKFLVKYDEIGSHSYCSMYYGKDFNKLYLGTLNNGLNVLKLSDFRVAKKETPFSNNIYYASLPLSKNTIITEDGTVFDKNGVVKRYPFGNNDSNLMMYDRSGNILIRKRGSIIRFDKNSGYKKKDSVFMKQGFEAFFRSGDLYASTISDASGYQLRLSRKDIFSQPDFTFHFKNPVNTFIQYNKNEILAGCSDGLYSVHPESHTIKPIQRNIHIKNIIRTKDNLIWVTTDKDGFYLFRNQKLIKMPNDRNNYLQSAHYILEDRRGSYWISSNNGLFKVPKKQLLQYASDGKTPVYYYRFTKRDGFLTNEFNGISQPNAYALENGEFVFPSMDGFVFFNPDSIKTFYPDKNRFYIERIKTGNSETRYFHKSLDLKNDYKTADIFIDIPYYSNLENLYLEAKISGKENTDWEPIAIGKELKYSISNLAPGEYTLSVRMLISPDGKQEAKTIRFKIQPFFYQTLLFRVSLSIVILIIIIVIVQLTTNFLRIKNKVLKQIVHNKNSELKETSLTLEGVKSDLRKETEYQKKLVETISHDITTPIRFIAMLSQKLHESDDVELQKKYFDSIYKSSEQLYQFTLNLKEYTELYKAENIFEEQEYPVHKILDTKKRLFHEIAKEKGTSITNITEHTVYSRVNESILTAIIHNLLDNAVKNTFDGEITLNIVENNQKSTITIADTGAGMSADQISIYMNLFRNPKLETPSFKGKGLGLHMVIHLVKKINAEISFRQNHPRGTVVEIILTKN; encoded by the coding sequence ATGAGAGTTTGGGCATTGTTTTTTGCTTGCTTATATATAAATTTCTACGGACAGCGCTATACTTCTACATGGTATAATATAGACAACGGACTTCCGCAAAGCAGCGCCAAGGCCATTGTCAAGGATAAGTACGGCTTTATCTGGATCTCTACAGAAAACGGAATAGTACGGTATGACGGAAGTTCATTCATCACGTTCAATAATTTCAGGGTCAATAATCTTCATTTCGGAGAATTTATCGGAGATCCGCTGCAAGACAGCATTACGGTTCACAATAATTTTCAGCAAAATAAGATCATTATCAAGAACAGATTTCCAAGGCTGACCAGGCTTTACAGCAATGATAAAGCTGCTTTTTCTGAAAACAACAGCTCTCTGCAACGGATCGCCAACAATATCATCAATTCCAGTTTTTATAATGATGTTCAGTATTATATCCGGCTAAAGAACTCAGCCTATCTTTTTAAGGAGAAGAATGCCATCACCTACAGGGATGCAAAAGGGAAAGAAACCAAAATAGCACTTCCCTTCTCCAACAGGGACCTGAACAATATCTTTGTATTCAATGAGGTTCTTTTCATCAATGATATGAAAGCACGGAAGACCTATTCTATAGACCGGGGAAAGCTTTCTGTATCTTCAAAGCCTACCCTGTTTAATGATCCTGAGACCAAAATCTACTGGCAGCAAGTCACTAAACAGACGTTCATCATCAACCGCAGCAATATTTATATTGTGAAATGTAACAGAACGGATCTGGCTTTAAAGTTTCTTGTAAAATATGATGAAATAGGCAGCCATTCCTACTGTTCCATGTATTATGGCAAAGATTTTAACAAGCTTTACCTGGGCACCCTGAACAACGGGCTTAATGTGCTCAAACTTTCGGATTTCCGTGTAGCAAAAAAGGAAACACCCTTTTCCAACAATATTTATTATGCTTCTCTGCCACTCAGTAAGAATACAATCATTACGGAAGATGGGACTGTATTTGACAAAAATGGTGTTGTCAAACGGTATCCGTTTGGAAATAACGACAGCAATCTCATGATGTATGACCGGTCCGGAAATATCCTGATCAGAAAAAGAGGCAGTATCATCAGGTTTGATAAAAATTCGGGGTACAAAAAGAAGGATTCTGTTTTTATGAAGCAGGGATTTGAAGCGTTTTTCCGAAGCGGGGACCTTTATGCTTCTACAATTTCAGATGCTTCCGGCTATCAGCTGAGACTTTCCAGAAAAGATATATTCTCGCAGCCGGATTTTACCTTTCATTTTAAAAATCCTGTGAATACTTTTATTCAATATAATAAAAATGAAATCCTGGCGGGCTGTAGTGATGGTCTTTACTCTGTACATCCTGAGAGCCATACCATCAAACCCATCCAGAGAAATATCCATATCAAAAACATTATAAGAACAAAGGATAACCTGATCTGGGTGACTACCGATAAAGATGGTTTTTATCTTTTCCGGAATCAGAAACTGATCAAGATGCCGAATGACAGGAACAATTACCTTCAGTCTGCCCATTACATCCTTGAAGACCGCAGGGGATCTTACTGGATATCTTCCAATAACGGATTGTTTAAGGTTCCTAAAAAGCAATTGCTGCAGTATGCATCAGACGGTAAAACGCCTGTTTATTATTACCGTTTTACCAAGCGGGACGGTTTTCTGACCAATGAATTCAACGGAATTTCTCAACCTAATGCCTACGCACTGGAGAACGGAGAATTTGTATTTCCTTCCATGGACGGGTTTGTATTTTTCAATCCGGACAGTATCAAAACTTTTTATCCCGATAAAAACAGATTCTATATTGAAAGAATAAAGACCGGAAATTCTGAGACCCGGTATTTTCATAAGAGCCTTGATTTAAAGAACGATTATAAAACAGCAGATATCTTTATCGATATCCCATATTATTCCAACCTGGAAAATCTTTATTTAGAAGCCAAAATATCCGGTAAAGAAAATACAGACTGGGAACCGATCGCCATAGGTAAGGAATTGAAATACAGCATCAGCAATCTCGCCCCCGGAGAATATACGCTCAGCGTAAGAATGCTTATTTCTCCGGACGGGAAGCAAGAAGCAAAAACAATCCGTTTTAAGATCCAGCCATTTTTTTATCAGACGCTGTTGTTCCGGGTATCGCTTTCCATCGTTATTCTGATCATTATTATTGTGATTGTTCAGCTGACGACCAATTTTTTACGGATCAAAAATAAAGTACTTAAGCAGATTGTCCATAATAAAAATTCAGAGCTTAAAGAGACTTCCCTTACCCTTGAAGGGGTAAAAAGTGATCTGCGGAAAGAAACAGAATATCAGAAAAAACTGGTAGAAACCATCAGTCATGATATTACTACACCGATCAGATTCATTGCCATGCTTTCTCAAAAGCTTCACGAGTCTGATGATGTGGAGCTTCAGAAAAAGTATTTTGACAGTATTTACAAATCCTCTGAGCAGCTTTACCAGTTTACCCTGAATCTGAAGGAATATACGGAACTTTATAAAGCCGAAAATATTTTTGAAGAGCAGGAATATCCTGTTCATAAAATCCTGGATACCAAGAAAAGATTATTTCATGAAATTGCAAAAGAGAAAGGTACTTCCATTACCAATATCACGGAACATACCGTTTATTCGAGGGTGAATGAGAGTATTCTTACCGCTATCATTCACAACCTTCTGGATAATGCAGTCAAAAATACCTTTGATGGGGAAATTACCCTGAATATTGTAGAAAACAACCAAAAATCCACGATAACGATTGCTGATACGGGAGCAGGTATGTCTGCAGATCAGATCAGTATCTATATGAACCTCTTCAGAAATCCCAAACTGGAAACTCCCAGCTTTAAAGGGAAAGGACTGGGGCTTCATATGGTGATTCATCTGGTCAAAAAGATAAATGCTGAAATCAGTTTCAGACAGAACCATCCCAGGGGAACTGTTGTGGAAATTATACTCACTAAAAACTAG
- a CDS encoding DoxX family protein: MKKNIDLGILISRIAIGFPMSVYGINKLIHGIGFIEDMMTMHGLPSFFAYGVFAGEIIAPVMLIIGFRARLAGVVFAANCFTAIILAQTANIFKLNDFGGWALELLAIYMLIGLSFFFTGAGKYAVSAGNKWD; the protein is encoded by the coding sequence ATGAAAAAAAACATTGATCTAGGAATTTTAATCAGCAGAATAGCCATTGGCTTTCCAATGTCGGTATACGGAATTAATAAACTGATCCACGGTATCGGATTTATTGAAGATATGATGACCATGCATGGTTTACCTTCTTTTTTTGCCTATGGTGTATTTGCGGGTGAGATTATTGCACCGGTGATGCTGATCATAGGGTTCAGGGCAAGGCTGGCAGGTGTGGTTTTTGCAGCAAACTGTTTTACGGCCATCATTCTTGCACAGACAGCCAATATTTTTAAGCTTAATGATTTTGGAGGCTGGGCTCTGGAACTTTTAGCAATCTATATGTTAATCGGTTTAAGTTTTTTCTTTACCGGAGCAGGAAAATATGCCGTTTCTGCCGGTAATAAATGGGATTGA